The following proteins are co-located in the Billgrantia tianxiuensis genome:
- a CDS encoding ribonucleotide-diphosphate reductase subunit beta gives MLNWDEFHEDEATVAEQPAKAAPAPAAKPQPAAVEESRGSYQAADRDRLARARKSLEELDVAAGLEELEMGAARIEVSDKQMINARADLNQLVPFKYEWAWQKYLDGSANHWMPQEVNMNADIALWKSQDGLTEDERRIVMRSLGYFSTADSLVANNLVLALYRLITNPECRQYLLRQAFEEAIHTHAYQYCVESLGMDEGEVFNMYREVPSVAAKSAWSLKHTQSLARPDFNTGTPESDQELLRNLIAFYCVTEGIFFYCGFSQILSMGRRNKMTGVAEQFQYILRDESMHLNFGVDMINQIKIENPHLWTPEFQDEVTQMILEGTELEIAYARDSMPRGVLGMNAAIMEEYLHFICNRRLAQIGLKEQFPGAQNPFPWMSEIIDLRKEKNFFETRVTEYQVGGALSWD, from the coding sequence ATGCTGAACTGGGATGAGTTCCACGAGGACGAAGCCACCGTCGCCGAGCAGCCGGCCAAGGCCGCGCCGGCACCTGCCGCCAAGCCGCAGCCCGCGGCCGTGGAGGAAAGCCGCGGCAGCTACCAGGCCGCCGACAGAGACCGCTTGGCGCGGGCGCGCAAGTCGCTCGAAGAGCTCGACGTGGCGGCCGGCCTCGAGGAGCTGGAGATGGGGGCGGCGCGCATCGAGGTCAGCGACAAGCAGATGATCAACGCCCGCGCCGACCTCAACCAGCTGGTGCCCTTCAAGTACGAGTGGGCGTGGCAGAAGTACCTGGACGGCAGTGCCAACCACTGGATGCCCCAGGAAGTGAACATGAACGCCGATATCGCCCTGTGGAAGAGCCAGGACGGCCTGACCGAGGACGAACGGCGCATCGTGATGCGCAGCCTAGGTTACTTCTCCACCGCCGACTCGCTGGTGGCCAACAACCTGGTGCTGGCGCTGTATCGCCTGATCACCAACCCCGAGTGCCGCCAGTACCTGCTGCGCCAGGCCTTCGAGGAGGCGATCCACACCCACGCCTACCAGTACTGCGTGGAGTCGCTGGGCATGGATGAAGGCGAAGTCTTCAACATGTACCGCGAGGTACCGTCGGTGGCCGCCAAGTCGGCCTGGAGCCTCAAGCACACCCAGTCGCTGGCGCGCCCCGACTTCAACACCGGCACGCCGGAGAGCGACCAGGAGCTGCTGCGCAACCTGATCGCCTTCTACTGCGTCACCGAGGGCATCTTCTTCTACTGCGGCTTTAGCCAGATCCTCTCCATGGGCCGGCGCAACAAGATGACCGGCGTCGCCGAACAGTTCCAGTACATCCTGCGCGACGAGTCGATGCACCTGAACTTCGGCGTCGACATGATCAACCAGATCAAGATCGAGAACCCGCACCTGTGGACGCCCGAGTTCCAGGACGAGGTGACCCAGATGATCCTCGAGGGCACCGAGCTCGAGATCGCCTACGCCCGCGACTCCATGCCCCGCGGCGTGCTGGGAATGAACGCGGCGATCATGGAGGAGTACCTGCACTTCATCTGCAACCGCCGCCTGGCCCAGATCGGGCTCAAGGAGCAGTTCCCCGGTGCGCAGAACCCTTTCCCGTGGATGAGCGAGATCATCGATCTGCGCAAGGAGAAGAACTTCTTCGAGACCCGCGTCACCGAGTACCAGGTCGGCGGCGCGTTGAGCTGGGATTGA
- a CDS encoding NUDIX hydrolase gives MSQAHQSILRIAAALILDAKGRLLLVRKRGTERFMQAGGKLESGEPAEAALRREVHEELGQTPTALRYLGEFTAPAANEPESLVHAHLFLTELPSPVAAAAEIAELRWVTPEEADHLPLAALTRDQVLPLAMRLLHNEVPMSLS, from the coding sequence ATGAGCCAGGCTCATCAGTCCATCCTGCGCATCGCCGCAGCTCTGATCCTCGATGCCAAAGGCCGCCTGCTGCTGGTGCGCAAACGCGGTACCGAACGCTTCATGCAGGCCGGCGGCAAGCTCGAGTCCGGCGAGCCGGCCGAAGCGGCACTGCGCAGAGAAGTGCACGAGGAACTCGGCCAGACACCTACCGCATTGCGCTACCTGGGTGAATTCACCGCGCCTGCCGCCAACGAGCCGGAGAGCCTGGTTCATGCCCATCTCTTCCTGACCGAGCTGCCGTCACCCGTGGCGGCAGCCGCTGAAATCGCCGAGCTGCGTTGGGTCACGCCTGAAGAGGCTGACCACCTGCCTCTCGCAGCGCTGACTCGCGACCAGGTGTTGCCGCTAGCTATGCGCCTGCTCCACAACGAGGTGCCCATGTCGTTGTCGTGA
- a CDS encoding alpha/beta-hydrolase N-terminal domain-containing protein translates to MKSTSSNLRDALRHFSTAGLLLGTLLFAFSLTPSLLPRPTYAQGIVSGLSFSAGYALGFIAHWLWDYLQLPRPGRRTERTIKLTAAGICTLIAAIFLWRASAWQNSLRALMDMEEASGIRPLSIALIALAVFALLLLLVRLFRLTFRFLARRLRRFVPHRVSNLLGVIAAATLFWSVIDGVIFTLALRAADNSFQQIDELILDEISPPVDPMKTGSEHSLISWEALGGAAVASLPKDLRPRVSVPFSAKRPWSRSASTSG, encoded by the coding sequence ATGAAGTCGACCTCCTCAAACCTACGCGATGCCCTCAGGCACTTTTCCACGGCAGGTCTGCTGCTCGGCACGTTGCTGTTCGCCTTCTCGCTCACCCCCAGCCTGTTGCCGCGCCCCACTTATGCCCAAGGCATCGTCTCGGGGCTCTCCTTCTCGGCGGGTTACGCACTGGGTTTCATCGCTCACTGGCTGTGGGACTACCTGCAACTGCCCCGCCCCGGTCGACGCACGGAGCGGACCATCAAGCTCACGGCGGCGGGTATCTGCACTCTCATCGCGGCGATCTTTCTGTGGCGCGCCTCAGCGTGGCAAAACAGCTTGCGTGCTCTGATGGACATGGAAGAGGCAAGCGGCATACGCCCGCTCAGCATCGCCCTTATCGCCCTGGCAGTATTCGCCCTGCTGCTGTTGCTGGTACGGCTGTTCCGGCTGACGTTTCGCTTTCTCGCCCGCAGGCTGCGCCGCTTCGTGCCGCACCGGGTTTCCAACCTGCTGGGCGTGATTGCCGCGGCCACCCTGTTCTGGTCGGTCATTGATGGCGTCATCTTCACCCTCGCCCTGCGTGCTGCCGATAACTCCTTCCAGCAGATCGACGAGCTGATCCTGGATGAAATTTCACCGCCGGTCGACCCGATGAAGACCGGCAGCGAGCATTCACTGATCAGTTGGGAAGCGCTGGGGGGCGCGGCCGTCGCTTCGTTACCCAAGGACCTTCGGCCGAGAGTATCGGTGCCTTTCTCGGCGAAGAGGCCATGGAGCCGCTCCGCGTCTACGTCGGGCTAA
- a CDS encoding alpha/beta-hydrolase family protein, translating into MEPLRVYVGLNAAETPAERARLALEELKRVGAFERSVLLLATPTGRGWVDPAAQNTVEYLHRGDIATATMQYSYLPSHLALIVEGEYGAENARALFATVYEYWSELPEEARPRLYLHGLSLGSLNSDLSFDFYDIIDAPFHGALWSGPPFRSETWRTVTRERDPGSPAWLPTFRGGAVVRFMNQYRGLDAPESAWGDFRISYLQYGSDPITFFDPRILYREPDWMREPRAPDVSPDLRWYPVVTMLQLLGDLAVGRAPPGYGHTIAAEHYLDAWMALTEPEGWSEAEFERLRQRFRQAR; encoded by the coding sequence ATGGAGCCGCTCCGCGTCTACGTCGGGCTAAACGCCGCCGAGACCCCGGCCGAGCGTGCCCGGCTGGCACTGGAAGAGCTCAAGCGGGTCGGCGCCTTCGAGCGCTCCGTGCTGCTGCTGGCCACCCCCACCGGCAGAGGCTGGGTCGATCCGGCGGCGCAGAACACGGTGGAATACCTGCATCGCGGCGATATTGCCACGGCGACCATGCAGTACTCCTACCTGCCCAGCCATCTCGCGCTGATCGTCGAGGGGGAGTACGGCGCCGAGAACGCGCGCGCCCTGTTCGCCACCGTTTATGAGTACTGGTCCGAGCTGCCCGAGGAGGCACGCCCGCGACTCTACCTGCATGGCCTCAGCCTGGGTTCGCTCAACTCCGACCTGTCGTTCGACTTCTACGACATCATCGACGCCCCCTTCCATGGCGCGCTGTGGAGCGGCCCGCCGTTCCGCAGTGAAACCTGGCGCACCGTGACGCGTGAGCGCGATCCCGGCTCACCGGCCTGGCTACCCACCTTTCGTGGCGGCGCGGTGGTGAGATTCATGAACCAGTACCGGGGGCTCGATGCGCCCGAGAGCGCATGGGGCGACTTCCGCATTTCCTATCTGCAATACGGTAGCGATCCGATTACGTTCTTCGACCCGCGCATTCTTTATCGGGAGCCCGACTGGATGCGTGAGCCCCGCGCTCCCGATGTCTCACCCGACCTGCGCTGGTATCCGGTGGTGACCATGCTGCAGTTGCTCGGCGACCTGGCCGTGGGTAGGGCGCCACCCGGCTACGGTCATACCATCGCCGCCGAGCATTATCTCGACGCCTGGATGGCGCTGACGGAGCCGGAGGGCTGGAGCGAGGCCGAGTTCGAACGACTGCGGCAGCGCTTCCGTCAGGCGCGCTGA
- a CDS encoding cation:proton antiporter, which yields MEQLDVALAVVGGLVLVVGLLSSPLDRSWLSAPLFAFAFGVALGPHGLDALDPMAWGAGKRLLEETARLTLGISLMGIALRLPPSYPFVHWRSLLVLLGIAMPAMFLISSLLTHWMLGLPLLMALLVGGTICATDPVVASSIVTGGVAKENLPEGYRHLLSSESGANDGLAYPLVLLPILLMSLPAGDAWLDWLGRVWLWEVGGGVLIGIVLGWSTGRALQWSEARGFLDQPSFLSITLALTILVLGVGELLGTNSILGVFAAGLAFDQEVGGKDRSEEDNVQEAVNILLTMPIFVLFGLIAPWAEWWALGAEGLVLALLVLALRRLPAILLLRPWLPTLRDWPITLIMGWFGPIGVSALYYATLVSSRTGYDLAWTAGTLIVLASMIVHGVTATPFAYRYGHWRRMQREGTQR from the coding sequence ATGGAGCAGCTGGACGTTGCCCTGGCGGTCGTGGGCGGCCTGGTGCTGGTCGTGGGCTTGCTGTCGAGCCCATTGGATCGGTCCTGGCTCTCCGCTCCCCTGTTTGCCTTTGCCTTCGGCGTAGCACTGGGGCCGCATGGCCTGGATGCCCTCGACCCGATGGCCTGGGGTGCTGGCAAGCGCTTGCTGGAGGAGACGGCGCGGCTGACCCTGGGCATCAGCCTGATGGGCATTGCGCTGCGCTTGCCACCCAGCTACCCCTTCGTTCACTGGCGGTCGCTACTGGTGCTGTTGGGGATCGCCATGCCGGCGATGTTCCTGATCAGTTCACTGCTGACTCACTGGATGCTGGGTTTGCCCTTGCTCATGGCCCTGCTGGTCGGCGGTACCATCTGTGCAACCGACCCGGTGGTGGCTTCCTCCATCGTCACCGGCGGAGTGGCCAAGGAGAACCTGCCCGAAGGCTATCGTCATCTGCTTTCCAGTGAATCGGGGGCCAACGATGGCCTGGCTTACCCGCTGGTATTACTGCCAATCCTGCTGATGAGCCTGCCTGCCGGCGATGCCTGGCTCGACTGGCTCGGCAGAGTGTGGCTATGGGAAGTCGGCGGGGGAGTCCTCATTGGGATCGTGCTCGGCTGGTCGACAGGCCGGGCCCTGCAGTGGTCGGAGGCGCGCGGCTTTCTCGATCAACCCTCGTTCCTCTCCATCACCCTGGCACTCACGATTCTGGTGCTTGGAGTGGGAGAACTGCTCGGCACCAACAGTATTCTGGGGGTCTTCGCCGCTGGGCTGGCATTCGACCAGGAGGTCGGCGGCAAGGATCGCAGCGAGGAAGACAACGTGCAGGAGGCGGTCAACATACTGCTGACGATGCCGATCTTCGTGCTGTTCGGCCTGATCGCCCCTTGGGCCGAGTGGTGGGCGCTGGGTGCGGAAGGGCTGGTGTTGGCGCTGCTGGTGCTAGCGTTGCGTCGCCTGCCGGCCATCCTGCTGTTGCGGCCCTGGCTGCCAACGCTGCGGGATTGGCCCATTACGCTGATCATGGGCTGGTTTGGCCCCATCGGCGTGTCGGCGCTCTATTACGCCACGCTGGTGTCGAGCCGCACCGGCTACGACCTGGCCTGGACGGCCGGCACCCTGATCGTGCTGGCCTCGATGATTGTCCATGGCGTCACCGCCACGCCGTTCGCCTATCGCTACGGGCACTGGCGGCGAATGCAGCGCGAGGGCACGCAGCGATAG
- a CDS encoding pilus assembly PilX family protein — protein MNRQRGTALVVVLSMLAMSLMLGISAMQSSQVDERLAGNYRAAVKAQMAAERTAAQAQKNLRDAGVKLTDWTWIGCDAGSDLTNGKHAHCVDFSEAAWEEETFSSFHTGGRYLYVLGDALDLPGEYYIYALGEAYAEGTKDAIATSLPVYVELVPDYFPALSHLSPLTVASRFFNFRPGDSEYLGISRRGEGNAGAAIAVPDERDVDAVMASIPSGGVGNYAADEDGNIVTEQIFDVFSEPEKLRMLVNMIKSHPDVSDRLGSAEAPRMTYIDGDFTMPKDVGVAGGLLIVNGSFRWNGNDNFEGLIIVLGQEFTYTGGGSGSVIGALLHAPVVVDHHSGEWSHGIAEADASEFDPRGGGSIIQHDVDVLNSVAQLIPTSAVSLFSAENGGLMERNGFSIGTWR, from the coding sequence ATGAACAGACAGCGTGGTACCGCACTGGTGGTGGTTCTTTCCATGCTGGCAATGTCCCTTATGCTTGGCATTTCTGCTATGCAGTCGTCACAAGTCGACGAGAGACTCGCAGGTAATTATCGCGCTGCCGTCAAAGCACAAATGGCAGCAGAGCGAACTGCTGCGCAGGCACAGAAGAATCTTCGTGATGCTGGCGTCAAGCTCACCGATTGGACATGGATTGGTTGTGACGCCGGTAGTGACCTAACGAATGGGAAGCATGCTCACTGTGTGGATTTCTCGGAGGCGGCGTGGGAAGAGGAGACGTTTTCCAGTTTTCATACGGGTGGACGCTACCTTTATGTCCTGGGTGATGCGCTTGATCTTCCTGGCGAATATTATATTTATGCCTTGGGTGAAGCGTATGCAGAAGGAACGAAAGACGCCATTGCTACATCGCTGCCTGTCTACGTCGAGTTGGTTCCAGATTACTTTCCTGCGCTCTCCCATCTATCGCCTCTGACCGTTGCCAGCCGCTTTTTCAATTTTCGTCCTGGAGACTCGGAATATCTTGGTATTTCTCGGCGAGGTGAGGGAAATGCCGGAGCTGCAATAGCCGTGCCTGATGAGAGAGATGTCGACGCTGTGATGGCCAGTATTCCGAGTGGTGGGGTGGGGAACTACGCGGCCGATGAGGATGGGAATATTGTAACGGAGCAGATTTTCGATGTCTTTTCCGAGCCTGAAAAACTGAGAATGCTCGTGAATATGATAAAGAGCCACCCTGATGTAAGTGATCGGCTGGGGTCTGCTGAAGCTCCCAGGATGACTTATATCGATGGCGATTTTACCATGCCAAAAGATGTTGGGGTCGCAGGCGGCCTGCTCATTGTCAACGGCAGCTTCCGATGGAATGGCAATGATAATTTCGAAGGCCTGATCATAGTGCTTGGTCAGGAATTTACCTATACCGGTGGTGGCAGCGGCTCGGTTATAGGGGCCCTGCTGCATGCCCCTGTCGTTGTGGATCACCACTCGGGAGAGTGGTCTCACGGCATTGCCGAAGCCGATGCTTCCGAGTTCGACCCGAGGGGTGGCGGCTCAATCATCCAGCACGATGTCGATGTCCTGAACTCAGTGGCTCAGCTGATCCCCACGAGTGCCGTGAGCCTATTCAGTGCCGAGAATGGCGGGCTCATGGAGCGGAATGGCTTTTCCATCGGCACCTGGAGATAG
- a CDS encoding PilW family protein encodes MSKGLHLFTSFGCQSYRSAQVMPLWDWQGPAPRQSGFTLVELMVALAVGLIILLGAGQLLLMSFQTFRQIELMSNKQAALTFATETLVRDIRRSDTIAFNSGKGELKVEFPNNGDTSACSARAQVERIYRLSSRMVSAKEGWSLDMGQRCLSGTGGMSFEPLVTSFMEGGFSAEEVIDGVWVIRFWLMANRDGSLMDEFEFRAVNRNQAVK; translated from the coding sequence GTGAGCAAGGGGCTCCATTTATTTACCAGTTTCGGCTGCCAGAGCTATAGGAGCGCCCAGGTGATGCCGTTATGGGACTGGCAAGGACCTGCGCCGAGACAGTCGGGCTTCACTCTGGTCGAGCTGATGGTAGCGCTGGCGGTTGGCCTGATCATCCTTCTCGGCGCTGGACAGCTGCTTCTCATGAGCTTTCAGACATTTCGCCAGATCGAACTGATGAGCAACAAGCAGGCAGCGCTGACCTTTGCGACAGAGACGCTGGTACGAGACATAAGACGTTCAGACACTATTGCCTTCAACTCGGGCAAGGGGGAGTTGAAAGTAGAGTTTCCCAACAATGGCGATACCAGCGCCTGTAGCGCTAGGGCTCAGGTGGAGCGCATTTATCGCCTGAGCAGTCGCATGGTCAGCGCCAAGGAAGGTTGGTCGCTGGATATGGGACAAAGGTGCTTAAGCGGCACCGGTGGCATGAGTTTCGAGCCCTTGGTCACCTCTTTCATGGAAGGAGGGTTCAGCGCCGAGGAAGTCATTGATGGTGTCTGGGTGATCCGGTTCTGGCTGATGGCAAACCGGGACGGTAGCTTGATGGATGAGTTTGAGTTCCGCGCCGTGAATCGCAATCAGGCCGTCAAGTGA
- the pilV gene encoding type IV pilus modification protein PilV, whose product MRNSCSPLIEGLMTRCDAQSGFTLLEALVAILVLSIGLLGVAAMQLRALQSAHMGYQRAVVSLAAIDAQERAWSELSRDANKACPSASAIESGWLGNWFGSVLNDAGSGISGMECDYTVTLRWREERYSTGEQGAPFIYQFRLPEL is encoded by the coding sequence ATGCGAAATTCCTGTTCCCCGCTGATCGAGGGGTTGATGACAAGGTGTGATGCGCAATCAGGGTTCACCTTGCTGGAAGCGCTAGTCGCCATACTGGTGCTCTCCATCGGCCTGCTTGGCGTGGCGGCCATGCAGCTCAGGGCGCTGCAGAGCGCTCATATGGGGTATCAGCGGGCAGTGGTCAGCCTGGCGGCGATCGATGCGCAGGAGCGTGCGTGGTCAGAGCTTTCGAGAGATGCCAATAAAGCGTGTCCGTCAGCGAGTGCGATCGAGAGTGGCTGGCTAGGCAACTGGTTCGGTAGCGTGCTCAACGATGCCGGGAGTGGTATTAGCGGTATGGAGTGCGATTACACCGTCACCCTTCGTTGGCGGGAGGAGCGCTACTCCACCGGTGAGCAAGGGGCTCCATTTATTTACCAGTTTCGGCTGCCAGAGCTATAG
- a CDS encoding type IV pilin protein, producing the protein MLIDEPRPPGSTESPGTRRGQRGFTLIELMIAVAVVAILASIAVPGYRSHVERATRTDALSGLMEAAGQLERCYTVNHSYMDCGVISLSPREHYSITVTSTAATYLLTAALRAGRSDGCTENLTLSHQGARNPPGCW; encoded by the coding sequence ATGCTGATTGACGAACCGCGTCCGCCCGGCTCGACAGAGTCCCCGGGTACGCGCCGAGGGCAGCGGGGTTTTACTCTGATCGAGCTGATGATCGCCGTGGCCGTGGTCGCGATCCTGGCTTCGATCGCGGTGCCTGGCTATCGCAGTCATGTCGAGCGGGCTACGCGTACGGATGCCCTATCGGGCCTCATGGAGGCAGCAGGCCAGCTCGAACGCTGTTATACGGTCAATCACTCCTATATGGATTGTGGCGTGATCTCGCTATCGCCCCGTGAACATTACTCCATCACCGTGACGAGCACCGCCGCGACTTATCTCCTCACTGCCGCCTTGAGAGCCGGCCGTTCCGACGGTTGTACGGAGAACCTGACCTTGAGTCATCAAGGCGCCCGCAATCCTCCAGGCTGCTGGTAA
- the ispH gene encoding 4-hydroxy-3-methylbut-2-enyl diphosphate reductase — MQANSVRIRLANPRGFCAGVDRAIEIVNRALDVFGPPIYVRHEVVHNRFVVDTLRERGAIFVEELDEVPDDVIVIFSAHGVSRAVQDDAERRGLKVFDATCPLVTKVHMEVLRYAKRGQECILIGHAGHPEVEGTMGRYDTAHGGAIYLVEDEEDVARLEVKDPTRLAFVTQTTLSMDDTARVIDALREKFPEIQGPRKDDICYATQNRQDAVRELAAGCDLLLVVGSPNSSNSNRLRELAERVGTPAYLIDDASQIDPAWLEGVAAVGITAGASAPEVLVKGVIERLQGLGAEAPEELAGRAETITFSMPRELRERVIASDSLS; from the coding sequence ATGCAAGCTAACTCCGTGCGAATCCGACTGGCCAATCCCCGCGGCTTCTGTGCCGGCGTCGATCGTGCCATCGAAATCGTCAATCGTGCGCTGGACGTCTTCGGCCCGCCCATCTATGTGCGTCACGAGGTGGTGCACAACCGCTTCGTGGTCGATACCTTGCGCGAACGTGGCGCCATCTTCGTCGAGGAACTCGACGAAGTGCCCGATGACGTCATCGTGATCTTCTCCGCCCATGGCGTCTCCCGGGCGGTGCAGGACGACGCCGAACGGCGTGGTCTCAAGGTCTTCGACGCCACCTGCCCGCTGGTCACCAAGGTGCACATGGAAGTACTGCGCTACGCCAAGCGGGGCCAGGAGTGCATTCTCATCGGCCATGCCGGACATCCTGAAGTCGAAGGCACCATGGGGCGCTACGACACCGCCCATGGCGGCGCCATCTACCTGGTAGAGGACGAGGAGGATGTCGCACGCCTCGAAGTGAAGGATCCCACCCGGCTTGCCTTCGTCACCCAGACCACCCTCTCCATGGATGATACCGCCCGGGTGATCGATGCCCTGCGTGAGAAATTTCCCGAGATCCAGGGGCCGCGCAAGGACGACATCTGCTACGCCACGCAGAACCGCCAGGATGCGGTGCGTGAGCTGGCTGCCGGCTGCGACCTGTTGCTGGTAGTGGGCAGCCCCAACAGCTCCAACTCCAACCGTTTGCGCGAACTGGCCGAGCGGGTTGGTACCCCGGCCTATCTGATCGACGATGCCAGCCAGATCGACCCGGCCTGGCTCGAGGGTGTCGCCGCCGTTGGTATTACCGCGGGCGCCAGTGCGCCGGAAGTGCTGGTCAAGGGAGTGATCGAGCGGCTACAAGGATTAGGTGCCGAGGCGCCGGAGGAACTAGCCGGTCGCGCTGAGACCATCACCTTCTCCATGCCTCGTGAGCTGCGTGAGCGTGTGATCGCCAGCGATTCCTTATCCTGA
- the fkpB gene encoding FKBP-type peptidyl-prolyl cis-trans isomerase produces the protein MSEYRIDEGMEVTLHFTLKLEDGTVVDSTHEKQPATFQLGDGNLPPGFEYPLKGMSGGESGSFEITPEHAFGQRNPQNVQMLSRDDFEEIEPEVGTVMSFADPAGGELPGVITAVDERNVEVDFNHPLAGRTLTFEVEVLDVRPAQTH, from the coding sequence ATGAGCGAATATCGCATCGACGAGGGCATGGAAGTGACCCTGCACTTCACCCTCAAGCTGGAGGACGGCACCGTGGTCGACTCCACCCATGAGAAGCAGCCGGCTACCTTTCAGCTGGGTGATGGTAACTTGCCGCCCGGCTTCGAGTACCCGCTGAAGGGCATGAGCGGTGGTGAGAGCGGCAGCTTCGAGATCACTCCCGAGCACGCCTTCGGCCAGCGCAATCCGCAGAACGTGCAGATGCTGAGCCGCGACGACTTCGAGGAGATCGAGCCGGAAGTGGGCACGGTGATGTCGTTCGCCGACCCGGCTGGCGGCGAGCTGCCGGGTGTGATCACCGCCGTCGACGAGCGCAACGTGGAAGTGGACTTCAATCATCCGCTCGCCGGGCGTACCCTGACCTTTGAGGTGGAGGTATTGGATGTGAGGCCCGCGCAGACGCATTGA
- the lspA gene encoding signal peptidase II codes for MRNRKPGDDASVAPMRQPLRWLWLAAAVVLLDLGTKALMSSLLSYGQPVEVLPFFNLTLLHNTGAAFSFLAGHPGWQRWFFAVIAVGASVALTVWMSRLKADEKLLGASLALIIGGALGNLYDRLVHGYVVDFLSFHVAGWYYPAFNVADIGITLGAIGLIWESVFEGRKQARRRS; via the coding sequence ATGCGTAACCGTAAACCGGGCGACGACGCCTCGGTGGCGCCGATGCGCCAGCCATTGCGCTGGCTGTGGCTGGCCGCCGCCGTAGTGTTGCTGGATCTCGGCACTAAGGCGCTGATGTCCAGCCTGCTGAGCTATGGTCAGCCGGTGGAGGTATTGCCGTTCTTCAACCTCACGCTGCTGCATAACACCGGGGCGGCGTTCAGCTTCCTCGCCGGCCATCCCGGTTGGCAGCGCTGGTTCTTTGCCGTCATTGCCGTAGGCGCGAGTGTCGCGCTCACGGTGTGGATGAGCCGACTCAAGGCCGACGAGAAGCTTCTCGGCGCATCGTTGGCATTGATCATCGGCGGGGCGCTGGGCAATCTCTACGACCGCCTGGTGCATGGCTACGTGGTCGACTTTCTCTCTTTCCACGTGGCCGGCTGGTACTACCCGGCCTTCAACGTGGCCGATATCGGCATTACCCTGGGGGCGATCGGCCTGATCTGGGAATCCGTTTTCGAAGGGCGCAAGCAGGCGCGCCGGCGCAGTTGA